The proteins below come from a single Yamadazyma tenuis chromosome 5, complete sequence genomic window:
- the TOS1 gene encoding target of Sbf (EggNog:ENOG503NUXK; COG:O), translated as MKLSALYAIGLFLVSSASASCELSSDGNYYCSSTNKITYTGIGYSGSYDKVTAMDASSGSCSSESYSFSGNLSPLDEDLSIHFRGPIKLKQFAVYYPASSSNKKRGDDCQTTLVHKHHLHKRATQVVEVTQTVYVDANGVTQTTQATSTQTSAAANVVEEDDDTTSTTSTAAASSAAAAGFSTAVASSAAAVSSAAASSAAVSASSGDWERSAYYSSGSADGLVFFNHYGGSGSGVWDSAFGNSISYANSDASGGSSSPQVLDYTLVGSNTEFIIMSDTKCSGDDCGFYRDGIPAYKGFSGSKKVFVFEFQMPQATGAETVDNYDMPAIWALNAKIPRTLQYGKSSCSCWPGCGELDLFEILSQGSSKLISHLHSDQGSGGGGSQDYFERPYDSTLKAAVVFDGTDVTIVEVDDDFDEVLSSSTVQGWIDESGSTASI; from the coding sequence ATGAAATTATCCGCCTTATACGCTATTGGCTTGTTCTTGGTCTCCTCTGCTTCTGCCAGCTGTGAATTGTCCAGTGATGGTAACTACTACTGTtcctccaccaacaaaatcacatATACCGGGATTGGATACTCTGGTAGCTACGACAAGGTCACTGCCATGGACGCTTCGTCTGGTTCTTGTTCCTCCGAATCCTACAGCTTTTCGGGTAATTTGAGTCCTTTGGACGAGGATTTATCCATCCACTTCAGAGGTCCTATCAAATTGAAGCAGTTTGCAGTTTACTAtccagcttcttcttcaaacaaaaagagaGGTGACGACTGTCAAACCACCTTGGTGCACAAACATCACTTGCATAAGAGAGCCACCCAGGTGGTCGAGGTCACCCAAACCGTGTACGTGGATGCCAACGGAGTTACTCAGACCACCCAGGCCACTTCTACCCAAACCAGTGCGGCTGCGAACGTAgtagaagaagacgatgataccacctccaccacctccaccgcTGCTGCCTCCAGCGCGGCTGCTGCCGGTTTTAGCACCGCTGTAGCCTCCAGTGCCGCTGCTGTCTCTAGTGCCGCTGCCTCCAGTGCCGCTGTCAGTGCTTCTTCTGGGGACTGGGAAAGATCTGCCTACTACTCCTCAGGCTCTGCCGATGGATTGGTATTCTTCAACCACTACGGTGGATCCGGATCGGGAGTGTGGGACTCTGCTTTTGGTAACTCCATCTCTTACGCCAACAGTGATGCTTCTGGTGGCTCTTCGTCTCCTCAGGTGTTGGACTACACATTGGTAGGCTCTAACACCgagttcatcatcatgtCCGATACCAAATGTTCGGGCGATGATTGTGGATTCTACAGAGATGGAATCCCTGCCTACAAAGGATTCAGTGGTTCCaaaaaggtgtttgtgtttgaatTCCAGATGCCTCAGGCCACTGGTGCTGAAACTGTCGACAACTACGACATGCCAGCCATTTGGGCCTTGAACGCCAAGATCCCTAGAACCTTACAGTACGGTAAATCTTCTTGTTCGTGCTGGCCGGGATGTGGAGAATTGGATTTGTTTGAAATCTTGTCGCAAGGCTCCAGTAAGTTGATTTCTCACTTGCACTCGGACCAAggttctggtggtggtggttctcAAGACTACTTTGAAAGACCTTACGACTCCACCTTGAAGGCTGCCGTTGTATTTGATGGTACTGATGTCACCATTGTCGAGGTTGACGATGACTTTGACGAGGTGTTGTCTCTGTCGACGGTGCAGGGATGGATCGACGAAAGTGGATCCACTGCTTCCATCTAG
- the LCB3 gene encoding Long-chain base-1-phosphate phosphatase (COG:I; EggNog:ENOG503NUZW) gives MAPSASKTAAKTKPADLTVPPSPLDAGNRSLKHYQSGLSPFRFRLRNRILPVVRKETQILANIQAKVRTPTLDFYFAWSANLASHTFYVLMLPLANWFGSEKLARDLVFVLGFGIYITGNLKDFLCLPRPRSPPLHRITLSSYTAQEYGFPSSHSANATAVSLIMAVKISELSCSTVAKIMLYAAIAVYYVSLIFGRVYCGMHGFFDVLTGTAVGTVLFLFRHWYGQWWDSVVVLDTAGRWGWFLPPVLVAAYLILVHIHFEPVDNCPCFDDSVAFIGVLIGLDLSHWLAYKTGYFATAGTVGSPLIVPFDFEHLGLVKTILRVAVGMTLVVSWKAVSKPVVFTVLPPIYKAIGVNLPRKNFEATAFSAQTNRQIRKASISNLDAEEAKFIGQAKDAVGVQDDIDYYEMIGSGGSEAPPDRSAGVFKSRYDVEIIGRLIIYAGVATASVWGFAVFNTDKKIEGLNMRSSFQLGVLNERLSVLEGQMNFLTEEVAAVRSGSSTDASSNLQKKIELIGKHMADLSSDITRLDPKSDTNVSTSAAGGNAGGTNSSATPVTSSSSPTNNNQGNPVNINNNITTVNGVPVQVPGTQGHTVVRPQMVNQPQTQSVRSTTTTKNGTTVTNTISQPAVPTQASVNRESEPTIRSSSSSNIFDPLSQTDALSQTDASVQQTDLARPLLNNVNSFAENTIVDINRQWSKALGIRSPEMRPFTPKPTFDYPIPINRALSFNRQLEMSSRGIDMSMSNSNSDLDAANAANASAASAISASPSALPSTLSDATVDSLEKRKLDSGLLSSVLNSVETMEQEDANFSRLIHETTNSVVSSSTHQPASPDHKRRKLSKSSESSENKSPHAAVGGMPNISIQGIEYPQFKLEKGARNVEEIWKEYEYGINGKPPLKELELRYSAKWRNDTESRTFVRRKKIYSAIEIGKSLGYSEADVIKELEDSRSYFSNGTVKKRPLSWLYTNIPLKYQSDKSGWPANK, from the exons ATGGCCCCCAGCGCTTCCAAAACAGCCGCAAAAACTAAACCCGCTGATCTAACGGTCCCCCCGTCGCCCCTCGACGCCGGTAACCGCTCGCTCAAGCACTACCAGTCGGGTCTTTCCCCGTTCCGTTTCCGCCTCAGGAACCGCATTCTACCTGTTGTTCGCAAAGAGACTCAGATCCTCGCAAACATTCAGGCAAAAGTTAGAACCCCAACCCTCGACTTCTACTTTGCATGGTCCGCCAACCTCGCGTCGCACACGTTCTACGTGCTAATGCTCCCTTTGGCCAATTGGTTTGGCCTGGAAAAGTTGGCCCGTGATCTCGTGTTTGTGTTGGGATTCGGCATCTACATCACCGGTAACCTCAAGGACTTCTTGTGCTTACCACGGCCACGGTCGCCCCCGCTCCACCGTATCACTCTCAGCTCCTACACGGCACAGGAGTATGGGTTCCCGTCGAGCCATAGTGCCAATGCCACTGCAGTTTCCTTGATTATGGCGGTTAAGATCCTGGAATTGTCATGTTCTACCGTCGCCAAGATCATGCTCTACGCCGCCATAGCCGTCTACTACGTGCTGTTGATCTTTGGGCGTGTCTACTGTGGAATGCACGGGTTCTTTGACGTGTTGACGGGTACGGCCGTGGGAACGGTGTTATTTTTGTTCCGTCACTGGTATGGTCAATGGTGGGactcggtggtggttttggaTACCGCCGGCCGGTGGGGGTGGTTTCTACCGCCCGTACTCGTCGCCGCCTACCTCATATTGGTCCACATTCACTTTGAGCCAGTCGATAATTGTCCGTGCTTCGATGACTCAGTGGCATTTATCGGGGTGCTAATAGGCCTTGATTTAAGCCACTGGCTCGCGTACAAAACCGGGTACTTTGCGACGGCAGGAACCGTAGGGTCTCCTCTCATCGTGCCATTTGATTTCGAACACCTCGGACTCGTGAAAACCATTCTCCGAGTGGCGGTGGGAATgacattggtggtgtcATGGAAAGCGGTGTCAAAGCCTGTGGTGTTCACCGTACTTCCACCCATCTACAAGGCTATAGGGGTTAATTTGCCCCGGAAAAACTTTGAAGCCACTGCGTTCTCGGCTCAAACAAATCGGCAGATCCGTAAGGCGtcgatttccaacttggacgCCGAGGAAGCTAAGTTCATCGGCCAGGCCAAAGATGCGGTGGGGGTCCAGGATGACATTGATTACTACGAGATGATTGGTAGTGGAGGATCTGAGGCTCCTCCTGATCGGTCGGCAGGGGTGTTTAAATCCCGGTACGACGTGGAGATCATTGGAAGATTGATTATTTATGCTGGTGTGGCCACTGCTAGTGTATGGGGATTTGCGGTG TTTAACACAGACAAAAAAATCGAAGGGCTCAACATGAGACTGTCTTTCCAGCTCGGGGTGTTGAACGAACGACTTCTGGTGCTTGAAGGCCAAATGAATTTTTTGACGGAAGAAGTGGCTGCTGTCCGATCCGGTTCGTCAACTGATGCCAGCTCCAATTTACAGAAGAAAATTGAGTTAATCGGTAAACATATGGCTGACTTGAGCAGTGATATAACCAGGTTGGATCCAAAATCTGACACCAACGTGTCGACATCAGCCGCTGGAGGGAATGCTGGAGGTACTAATTCCTCCGCCACTCCCGTGACTAGTCTGTCACTGCCTACGAACAACAACCAGGGAAATCCCGTCAACATCAATAATAATATTACCACTGTCAACGGAGTTCCGGTCCAAGTACCAGGAACTCAGGGACATACTGTCGTTCGACCCCAGATGGTAAATCAGCCCCAAACTCAGTCAGTACGGTctactaccaccaccaaaaacgGCACCACCGTCACCAACACCATATCGCAGCCAGCAGTACCAACCCAAGCGTCAGTCAACCGGGAAAGCGAGCCTACCATTCGATCAAGCTCGTCTTCCAATATCTTTGACCCTTTGTCTCAAACTGACGCATTGTCCCAAACTGATGCTTCTGTCCAACAAACAGACCTTGCGCGACCTCTTCTCAACAATGTCAACAGCTTCGCCGAGAACACGATAGTCGACATCAATAGACAGTGGTCCAAGGCGTTGGGAATAAGATCCCCAGAAATGAGGCCGTTCACGCCCAAACCCACGTTTGATTATCCGATTCCCATCAACAGAGCTCTTTCTTTTAACCGGCAACTTGAGATGAGCTCCCGTGGCATTGATATGTCTAtgtccaactccaacagCGACCTCGATGCCGCCAATGCGGCCAATGCTCTGGCGGCCTCGGCCATTTCTGCCAGTCCATCAGCTCTTCCAAGCACCTTGTCGGATGCAACGGTTGATTCGCTCGAAAAACGCAAACTCGACTCGGGTTTGTTGTCGCTGGTACTCAACTCGGTGGAAACCAtggaacaagaagatgCAAACTTCAGCCGGTTGATTCACGAGACCACCAATTCGGTGGTGAGTTCATCTACGCATCAGCCCGCGTCGCCTGACCACAAACGGCGGAAGTTGAGCAAATCCAGTGAATCTAGTGAAAACAAGTCGCCCCACGCGGCCGTCGGAGGGATGCCCAACATCTCCATACAAGGAATTGAGTATCCGCAATTCAAGCTTGAAAAAGGTGCCAGAAATGTCGAAgagatttggaaagaataCGAGTACGGAATTAATGGAAAACCTCCattgaaagagttggaactCCGGTACAGTGCCAAGTGGAGAAATGACACCGAGCTGAGAACTTTTGTGAGACGCAAAAAGATCTATAGTGCTATCGAGATCGGCAAATCGCTTGGGTACTCTGAGGCCGATGTCATCAAAGAGCTTGAAGACTCGCGGTCGTATTTTTCGAACGGAACCGTGAAAAAGAGGCCACTCAGCTGGTTATATACGAATATCCCACTCAAGTATCAAAGTGATAAGAGTGGATGGCCTGCCAACAAATAG
- a CDS encoding uncharacterized protein (EggNog:ENOG503NXQA; COG:S): MSKVSGTDFVPGTVHLVDIDGDLDVKKSMGSVILRPAPSSNPNDPLRWSKFKKLKQFFLLFWLATFLAITVNWSGPAWTLWTIEWNCTFDQLNISSALCFLFLGVGCLFLQPTAMKLGRRFVYLSCTVIMIVANIVGATCDNVQTYYVVNILAGFAAAPCDSLVEISTTDVFFQHERATYLSCFILALYVGSDVGPAISGFIIDTIGWRWCFWLQAIMFGCILVVEVFYMEDTTFRRDAGNDDSLENEILDQIKSRESKDPTGVHHHEVESDLQSIDETIPIRTYKERMTLYTTVYNDTRSWLCIFYRPFFMISFPAVIWGGVVYGAQMMWLSLLATTQSEIYSVSPYYFSASITGLTNFSPMVGSILGMMMGPVVDKVTIYLTKRNGGIMEPEFRLYMMVLPLITNAAGLVAYGIGSVSSSPWPVSVIVGQGFLGFAMSSSGTICLTYVIDCYHDMASEGLVLMLFMRNVIGMAFTFAIQPWLTRDGLKVTTWIMFALSVVINGSFLLMVLCGKSFRRWTANSYHKYSKPDFGELFKR, translated from the coding sequence ATGTCAAAAGTCTCAGGTACAGATTTTGTTCCAGGTACGGTTCATTTGGTGGACATAGATGGAGACTTGGATGTCAAAAAACTGATGGGGTCCGTTATCTTGCGACCAGCCCCATCTTCTAATCCCAACGATCCCTTGAGATGGagcaagttcaagaaattgaagcaATTCTTCCTCCTTTTCTGGTTGGCAACCTTCTTGGCCATCACCGTCAACTGGAGTGGGCCTGCATGGACATTGTGGACCATCGAATGGAACTGTACGTTTGACCAGTTGAACATCTCATCGGCCTTATGTTTCCTCTTTTTGGGGGTGGGATGCTTATTTTTGCAGCCCACCGCCATGAAGTTGGGTAGACGGTTTGTGTACTTGTCATGCACGGTGATAATGATTGTGGCCAACATCGTGGGTGCCACTTGTGATAACGTGCAAACCTATTACGTGGTGAATATTCTTGCTGGCTTCGCAGCCGCTCCATGCGACTCTTTGGTGGAgatttccaccaccgatgTATTTTTCCAGCACGAAAGAGCCACGTACCTCTCGTGCTTTATCTTGGCTCTTTACGTGGGTTCTGACGTTGGTCCTGCCATCTCCGGATTCATTATTGACACCATTGGCTGGAgatggtgtttttggttgCAGGCAATCATGTTTGGGTgtattttggtggtggaggtcTTTTACATGGAAGACACCACTTTTAGAAGAGATGCCGGGAACGACGACCTGTTGGAGAACGAGATCTTGGACCAGATCAAGTCCCGGGAGTCTAAAGACCCTACAGGTGTTCACCaccatgaagttgaatcCGATTTGCAGTCTATTGATGAAACCATCCCCATCAGAACATACAAAGAAAGAATGACATTATATACCACCGTGTACAACGACACACGGTCGTGGCTCTGTATCTTCTACCGTCCCTTCTTCATGATAAGTTTTCCGGCGGTGATTTGGGGTGGTGTGGTGTATGGGGCTCAGATGATGTGGTTGTCATTATTGGCCACCACCCAGTCAGAAATCTACTCGGTGTCTCCATACTACTTCAGTGCATCTATCACTGGGTTGACCAACTTTTCGCCCATGGTGGGATCTATTCTTGGGATGATGATGGGTCCAGTGGTGGATAAGGTAACGATTTACTTGACCAAGCGTAATGGTGGAATCATGGAACCTGAGTTCAGATTGTACATGATGGTGTTGCCATTGATAACCAATGCCGCGGGATTGGTGGCGTACGGGATCGGGTCGGTCAGCTCACTGCCGTGGCCAGTTTCGGTGATTGTGGGACAGGGGTTCTTGGGATTTGCTATGAGTTCGAGTGGTACCATCTGTTTGACCTATGTAATTGATTGTTACCATGATATGGCCAGTGAGGGATTGGTTCTCATGTTGTTCATGAGAAATGTGATTGGAATGGCCTTCACATTTGCCATCCAGCCGTGGTTGACCCGCGATGGCTTGAAGGTGACCACCTGGATCATGTTTGCGTTATCGGTGGTGATCAACGGGTCGTTCCTCTTGATGGTATTGTGCGGTAAGTCTTTCAGGCGATGGACCGCCAACTCGTACCATAAGTACTCAAAGCCCGATTTTGGCGAGCTTTTTAAACGTTAG
- a CDS encoding uncharacterized protein (EggNog:ENOG503NWDE; COG:K), with the protein MSGNSAPPQMQMDQFPNSDQQPAAAQPTSAPGRSASPEQKDKEEQPKKKRRATVRACDACAIRKVKCEVQRPCHHCVANGLKCTQIRTRKKSGPKNLHRKTLDYINSLSTKETPPVPETASNNYPESALIASNHRHHPIEPLPMALTSSVPVPVDPHSSRFTTDDLVTVIRLVNEPVFNAVLQEVTIRSLLSNNDKLITFIDENMKNMLSLDSILNSSDPVFLSKALALLSFCLVVIENAIELLVAKFSYSFLNTMEYYRDLKRTILFKIMESFSIIDKLLLYPLKPTNLFQIFYNQSIGSINLSSYFNLTRDHDPLYSSQQKVLHLRKAITYYQLINHHQIGASNSKSLNTFQINELFERLFLSERYNYLTATHLINSTNLFDLNLSLSSNNALFNMFKVINSDGLIFHRLKSHNVLMNLHQLYKINHYPDSNNLLTKNYLNLKMSLINLSKNDFFYSILNQVLIFKVLMIYSNNLELNVLELELIEVVKNLNSILSYNDVLHLNFCNFNLLPQLLQILKINIDFENNLNYSTELIVFTKKLTPFFSTVRDIEHFVKSNKIIYDWFEEMDHLTANMNEIFNPQSRFSSLPVTETTSYSSPIPRSTSDPPAFNPQQQSGPFVNVNALPTSYQLHHHLNKLQQSQVNLQQINSRSSTDSRDKSELNDLLQDFGNSKLSSNSSTNNNSAMVTNCPTPDMDGQPSPLSQQAIQNSNSTSYSTIIQNLGLPAPPIITTANINRENEASNLSPSNISESTKNLCNLFTQMNDGIPSSQNNSLTNLLQFTNSSNNVANLNKISSLSNFRSSNSLKLINSNSALNLFINPLANDEDDEKRKNLKDRFLL; encoded by the coding sequence ATGAGCGGTAACCTGGCACCACCGCAAATGCAAATGGATCAGTTCCCCAACCTGGACCAACAGCCCGCCGCTGCCCAACCGACCCTGGCTCCTGGACGAAGCGCCAGTCCGGAGCAGAAAGACAAGGAAGAACAACCCAAAAAAAAGAGAAGGGCAACTGTCAGAGCATGCGATGCTTGTGCCATCCGAAAAGTTAAATGTGAAGTACAAAGACCCTGTCACCACTGCGTGGCCAATGGCCTCAAGTGCACTCAGATACGGACCCGGAAGAAGTCCGGCCCCAAAAACTTGCACCGCAAGACCTTGGACTACATAAACAGTCTTCTGACCAAGGAAACTCCGCCGGTTCCTGAAACTGCCTCAAACAATTACCCAGAATCAGCCCTAATTGCATCGAACCACCGCCACCATCCCATAGAGCCGCTACCGATGGCCCTCACGTCTTCGGTACCGGTGCCCGTGGATCCACACCTGTCGCGGTTCACCACAGATGATCTTGTGACGGTGATCCGGTTGGTGAACGAGCCCGTATTTAACGCAGTGCTTCAGGAAGTGACTATTCGGCTGTTGTTGTCGAACaatgacaagttgatcacGTTCATTGACGAGAACATGAAGAACATGTTGTCGTTGGACCTGATCCTCAACTCGTCCGATCCGGTGTTTTTGTCCAAGGCATTGGCCCTTTTATCGTTctgtttggtggtgattGAAAATGCCATCGAGTTATTGGTGGCCAAATTCTCCTACTCGTTCCTCAACACCATGGAGTACTACCGGGATCTTAAGAGGACGATTTTATTCAAGATTATGGAAAGTTTCCTGATAATTGACAAGCTTTTATTGTATCCATTGAAACCCACCAATCTTTTTCAGATATTCTACAACCAAAGCATCGGGTCCATTAACTTGAGCAGCTACTTCAACCTCACGCGAGACCATGATCCGTTGTACCTGAGCCAGCAGAAGGTGTTGCACTTGCGGAAAGCCATCACATACTATCAATTGATTAATCACCATCAGATAGGTGCCAGTAATTCCAAGAGCTTGAATACGTTTCAGATCAATGAGCTTTTTGAGAGGTTGTTTTTATCTGAACGCTACAACTACTTGACGGCCACacatttgatcaactccaccaacttattcgacttgaacttgtcgTTGTCGTCCAACAATGCGTTGTTCAACATGTTCAAGGTCATCAATAGTGATGGGTTGATTTTCCACCGGTTGAAGTCCCATAATGTATTGATGAATTTGCATCAGCTTTATAAGATCAACCACTATCCTGACTCaaataacttgttgaccaagaactatctcaacttgaagatgagctTGATCAACCTTTCGAAAAATGACTTTTTCTACTCGATCTTAAACCAGGTGCTtatcttcaaagtattgATGATCTactccaacaatttggaattgaatgtgttggagttggagcTAATCGAAGTCGTAAAAAATCTCAACAGCATATTGTCATACAACGATGTTCTACACCTCAATTTCTGCAACTTCAATCTCCTTCCCCAGTTGTTACAAATTTTAAAGATCAACATCGACTTTgagaacaacttgaactacCTGACCGAGTTGATAgttttcaccaagaagttgacaCCATTTTTCAGCACCGTTAGAGACATTGAGCATTTCGTCAAGTCCAATAAGATCATCTACGACTGGTTCGAGGAGATGGACCATTTGACTGCCAACATGAACGAAATATTCAATCCCCAATCTCGGTTCAGCTCACTCCCGGTGACAGAAACAACGTCCTATTCCTCGCCCATCCCCAGGTCAACGTCAGATCCGCCTGCATTCAACCCTCAACAGCAATCCGGTCCATTCGTGAACGTGAACGCATTACCAACTCTGTaccaactccaccaccatctCAACAAGTTGCAACAAAGCCAAGTCAACCTTCAGCAGATCAACAGCCGTTCTTCAACCGATTCTCGAGACAAGTCCGAGTTGAATGATCTCCTCCAGGACTTCGGTAACTCCAAGTTGAGCTCCAACTCCTCCACTAACAACAACTCAGCAATGGTAACCAACTGTCCGACTCCTGACATGGATGGGCAGCCATCACCATTGAGCCAGCAAGCAATACagaactccaactccaccagCTACCTGACAATCATCCAAAATTTGGGATTACCAGCACCTCCTATCATTACCACTGCCAATATCAACCGAGAGAACGAAGCAAGCAACTTGAGCCCCAGCAACATCAGTGAAAGCACCAAGAACTTATGCAATTTGTTCACACAGATGAATGATGGTATTCCTCTGAGTCAGAACAACAGCTTAACCAACTTACTCCAGTTCACCAACTCCTCCAATAATGTGGCtaatttgaacaaaatctcATCTTTGTCGAATTTCCGGTCCTCCAATAGtctcaaactcatcaactCGAACTCAGCCCTCAATTTGTTCATCAACCCGTTGGCAAAcgacgaagatgatgaaaagCGTAAGAATCTTAAGGATAGGTTTCTTCTCTAA
- the RHO4 gene encoding Rho GTPase (EggNog:ENOG503NYJP; COG:S): MSTPIIINDNPSIPHYSIQSTFKKSSCSSKIVVVGDGGCGKTCLLVSYTQQKFPEIYVPTIFENYVATVHSPSGRPIELALWDTAGQEEYDRLRPLSYHDVDVLLICFSLDNLTSLQNVKDIWFPEVNHFCPGIPILLVGTKADLTNGSIDPDLPIQLAYEINAIGYIQCSAKSMFNVATVFDFAIDHYLTKYEAWEKDQQSKKRLSFLGHSRGASRSSAGSKGHFKNSSIDSSVFHMPLAEEESRNPYTTNPYTSTQRYDNTEFEYATRETKKRRCTIL; encoded by the coding sequence ATGTCTACCCCAATCATAATAAATGACAACCCCAGCATCCCCCACTACTCCATCCAGTCCACATTCAAGAAGTCTTCATGCTCATCCAAAATTGTTGTCGTCGGCGACGGAGGCTGTGGTAAAACTTGTCTACTCGTGAGCTACACCCAACAGAAATTCCCCGAGATATATGTACCTACCATCTTTGAAAACTACGTGGCCACCGTGCACTCGCCCTCCGGGCGCCCCATCGAGTTGGCGCTCTGGGACACCGCCGGCCAAGAGGAATATGACCGGCTTCGGCCCCTCAGTTATCACGACGTGGATGTGCTTCTCATCTGTTTCTCTCTCGACAACCTCACATCGTTACAAAACGTTAAAGATATCTGGTTCCCTGAAGTCAACCATTTCTGCCCTGGGATCCCCATTCTTCTTGTCGGCACTAAGGCAGATTTGACCAACGGGTCCATTGACCCTGATCTTCCCATCCAGTTGGCATATGAAATCAACGCCATCGGTTACATCCAATGCTCGGCCAAGTCGATGTTCAACGTGGCTACCGTGTTCGACTTTGCCATCGACCACTATCTCACCAAGTACGAGGCATGGGAAAAAGACCAGCAGCTGAAGAAACGGCTTAGTTTCTTGGGCCACTCCAGAGGAGCTTCACGCAGCTCTGCCGGATCCAAGGGCCATTTCAAAAACAGTTCTATCGACCTGTCAGTGTTCCACATGCCAttggcagaagaagagtcGCGGAATCCGTACACAACCAACCCTTATACTAGTACCCAGAGGTACGATAATACCGAGTTTGAGTATGCGACGCGggagacgaagaagaggcGGTGTACCATTCTTTGA
- the MPA43 gene encoding Ribulokinase-like protein (EggNog:ENOG503NZTR; COG:G), translated as MNKQLEGSFMKQTIGEFIPELGLPKLKWLSDNSEKELYCFELYDWFSYVFQVGYYDKSQNLVEFALRDVDFTHGTAIDGSIKGWSREQLSFIGGNVKVGRSETVGPLDHVPSQLLPLGAPIGRAHPDLLADCHIFNGCIDCYGGWALTACPRQISMVAGTSTCFMFHTKAPAPLIPAVWGPFELVSQTAVYSFGQPATGKLFEDLFDEFSVGRDSFARMETITQEWELEHHQSIIELVRHYVYYGDKYGNRSPLSDFRMDECFIDGKNASVLGVSVFSQDEAAMVIRRLRCLNLCRWIPLL; from the exons ATGAATAAGCAGTTGGAAGGCTCGTTCATGAAACAAACTATTGGAGAGTTCATTCCAGAATTGGGTCTTCCGAAGCTCAAATGGCTTAGCGACAACTCAGAAAAAGAGCTTTATTGCTTCGAACTCTACGATTGGTTCAGCTATGTGTTCCAGGTGGGATACTATGATAAGAGCCAaaatttggtggagtttgCACTTAGAGATGTGGATTTCACCCACGGAACTGCCATTGATGGGTCGATCAAAGGCTGGAGCAGAGAGCAGCTTCTGTTCATTGGTGGGAATGTAAAGGTTGGTCGGTCGGAAACCGTAGGCCCACTAGACCATGTACCCCTGCAACTTCTCCCGTTGGGGGCACCTATAGGACGAGCACACCCTGATTTACTCGCCGATTGCCACATCTTCAACGGATGTATCGACTGCTACGGCGGGTGGGCACTCACAGCTTGCCCCAGGCAGATCTCGATGGTGGCAGGGACTCTGACGTGCTTTATGTTTCACACCAAGGCCCCAGCACCATTGATCCCGGCCGTGTGGGGGCCGTTCGAATTGGTTTCTCAAACAGCAGTGTACTCATTTGGCCAGCCTGCTACCGGGAAGCTCTTTGAGGACTTGTTCGATGAGTTTCTGGTCGGTAGAGACTCATTTGCACGGATGGAAACCATCACCCAAGAATGGGAATTAGAGCACCACCAAAGCATCATCGAACTTGTCCGCCACTACGTCTACTACGGCGACAAGTATGGCAACCGGTCGCCTCTCCTGGACTTCCGTATGGACGAATGCTTTATTGACGGAAAAAATGCCAGTGTATTGGGAGTGTCAGTGTTTTCTCAAGATGAGGCAGCGATGGTGATCCG ACGGCTCAGATGCTTGAACCTTTGCCGGTGGATACCATTGTTGTGA